GGCTGCGGAAATGGTATCTGCTGCCTGCACGATGAATGCAAGGGGAGTGGTGGGTTCAATGTCACCGTGGTGCGCATGAACCGCGTTGATGATTTCGGGGTTTTCCTTGTGCTTACGCAGGATATCCACACCGATTTCCACGTGTGAGCCTTCGATTTCATGGTCAACGGCTTTACCGATGTCATGAAGCAGACCTGCGCGCTTTGCGGTGGTGGTATCTAAACCAAGCTCATCTGCTAAGATACCCGAAAGGTGTGCGACTTCCATAGAATGCTTTAACACATTCTGACCGTAGCTGGTTCTGAATTTCAGTTTACCTAAAAGCTTAACAATATCGGGATGCAGACCGTGTACACCGGTTTCAAAGGTTGCTTTTTCGCCCTCTTCTTTAATGGTATTGTCTACGTCGCGTTTTGCACGCTCTACGGTTTCTTCGATTCTTGCGGGATGGATTCGACCGTCACCAATCAGCTTTTCAAGGGCAACACGTGCCACTTCTCTGCGGATGGGGTCAAAGCCGGAAAGAACAACTGCTTCGGGGGTATCGTCGATAATCAAATCAACGCCGGTGAGCTGTTCAAGTGTACGGATGTTACGGCCTTCACGACCGATGATTCTGCCCTTCATTTCATCAGACGGCAGGTTTACAACCGATACAACACTTTCTGCCACATGATCGGCAGAGCATTTCTGAATTGCGGCACTTAAAATGTTGCGTGCGCGTTTTTCAGATTCGTCCTTGATGTTTCGTTCCACATCTTTAATCAGCATGGCTGCCTCATGTCTGATTTCACTTTCCATGTTTTTCAGCAGATATTCCTTCGCTTCTGCGGCGGATAATCCAGACAACTTTTCTAAAATTTCAATTTCCTTTTTGAGTGTTTGTGCAACTTCTTCTTTAACTTCTTCCGCTTCTTTGATTTTTTTGTTTAAAGTTTCATCTTTCTTTTCGAGTGCATCTACCTTACGGTCAAGCGACTCTTCTTTTTGCTGAATTCTGCGTTCCTGACGCTGAATTTCACTTCTTCTTTCTTTGAGTTCTTTTTCCAGTTCTGCTTTCAATGCATGAGATTCTTCTTTTGCTTCTACCAGAATTTCACGCTTTTTGTTTTCTGCGGCTTTCACAGCATCATTTACTAAGTTTTTAGCCTGTTCTTCAGCACTGCCGATCTCAGCTTCGGCAATCTTTTTTCTGTATACAACGCCTAAAACGAAAGCGATAATACTGCATACCACAGCAGCAACAACCGGGATAATCCAATCTAACATTATGTAGAACACCTCCCTGTTGTGTATTCATTAAAATGGTTTTATGGTCAATCAAAGAATTATTACACAAAACTACTATTTTAGTATACTATTTTTTTAAAACTATGTCAAGGTTTTTCTTCAATATTTATTGATTTTTTTTTAAGAGTATGTTATACTATAAACTAATAAAATATGTTCGTGTAAAAAGGAGTGTGTGGTAAATGAAAACTGATATCGAAATTGCGCAGAGCGCGAAAATGCTTCCGATTGGTGAAATTGCTAAAAAACTTGGTGTTTCGGAGGATGACCTGGAATACTACGGCAGATACAAAGCCAAAATCACCAATGATGTGCTTAAAAAACTGGAAAATAAAAAGGACGGTAAGCTGGTTTTGGTTACCGCCATCAACCCTACCCCTGCAGGGGAAGGAAAAACCACCATTACGGTAGGGTTGGGGCAGGCAATGGAAAAAATCGGCAAAAAAGCAGTTATTGCATTGCGTGAGCCTTCCCTCGGACCTGTTATGGGTGTAAAGGGCGGTGCGGCAGGCGGCGGTTATTCGCAGGTTGTGCCGATGGAAGATATCAATCTCCATTTCACCGGTGATTTTCATGCCATTACTGCGGCGAACAATCTGCTGTCTGCGGCAATTGACAACCACATTCATCAGGGCAACGCGTTAAACATTGACGTGCGCAGAATTGTATTTAAGAGAGTTTTAGACTGCAATGACAGAGCGCTTCGCAGTGTGGTTGTAGGTCTTGGCGGTAAAGTCAACGGCATTCCGCGTGAGGATGGCTTTATGATTACCGTAGCTTCCGAAATTATGGCGATTTTGTGTCTGGCAACCGACCTTATGGATTTGAAGGCAAGACTTGGCAGAATCGTAATCGGCTATACATACGATGATAAGCCGGTAACCTGTGAACAAATCGGTGTTGCAGGTGCGATGACCATGCTTTTGAAGGACGCGGTTAAGCCCAATCTGGTACAGACGTTGG
Above is a genomic segment from Clostridia bacterium containing:
- the rny gene encoding ribonuclease Y, whose translation is MLDWIIPVVAAVVCSIIAFVLGVVYRKKIAEAEIGSAEEQAKNLVNDAVKAAENKKREILVEAKEESHALKAELEKELKERRSEIQRQERRIQQKEESLDRKVDALEKKDETLNKKIKEAEEVKEEVAQTLKKEIEILEKLSGLSAAEAKEYLLKNMESEIRHEAAMLIKDVERNIKDESEKRARNILSAAIQKCSADHVAESVVSVVNLPSDEMKGRIIGREGRNIRTLEQLTGVDLIIDDTPEAVVLSGFDPIRREVARVALEKLIGDGRIHPARIEETVERAKRDVDNTIKEEGEKATFETGVHGLHPDIVKLLGKLKFRTSYGQNVLKHSMEVAHLSGILADELGLDTTTAKRAGLLHDIGKAVDHEIEGSHVEIGVDILRKHKENPEIINAVHAHHGDIEPTTPLAFIVQAADTISAARPGARRENIETYIKRLEKLEEIACSFEGVDHSFAIQAGREIRIMVKPEKIDDDSSIILARDIVKRIESELEYPGQIKVNVIRETRAIDYAK